The proteins below are encoded in one region of Phaeodactylum tricornutum CCAP 1055/1 chromosome 3, complete sequence:
- a CDS encoding predicted protein: protein MNGDGSDNGAPDFEALKKSVKNGIRKAVEATNRLLASLETTTDSVSKPLAKGVKKVEQEGSYLAGQVMRVYERRYEYGPHLVAGSALAVGGLMTLRRGKILGAASAALSGGLAYVAVYEPIPLQDMPDLIFGSKK, encoded by the coding sequence ATGAATGGCGACGGTTCTGACAACGGCGCACCTGATTTTGAGGCGTTGAAAAAATCCGTGAAAAATGGCATTCGCAAGGCGGTGGAGGCAACGAATCGTCTTCTCGCATCTCTAGAGACGACCACTGATAGCGTCAGCAAACCGTTGGCAAAGGGTGTGAAAAAGGTTGAACAAGAAGGTTCTTATCTGGCTGGACAAGTTATGCGCGTATACGAGCGCCGTTATGAGTATGGTCCTCACTTGGTCGCGGGCAGCGCTCTGGCAGTTGGAGGATTGATGACGCTTCGACGCGGTAAGATCTTAGGTGCTGCGTCAGCTGCCTTATCTGGGGGTCTCGCTTACGTTGCGGTTTATGAGCCAATTCCGCTGCAAGACATGCCTGATCTTATTTTTGGATCAAAAAAATAG